In one Vulgatibacter incomptus genomic region, the following are encoded:
- a CDS encoding ATP-binding protein: MALSTGNAHSNLLPDRTPFIGRRREVSSLEGLLIGGARLVTVVGPSGMGKTRLARQLALRLESRFRTDGGTWLCDLSAGRSARDLETVLASVLGTHPRQLADALENRGPTFVVLDNLEAIAADAAGVLGTWLDRCRGLQILATSLVPIGMEGETRFELHPLEPDDAAALYRDRAGRAAADRAFTEAEHGAIAELVERLDRLPLALELAAARIRTLPPGRMLARISERFDLLRSDAGRRSLQDAISLTWELLAPEEADTLAQSAVFAGGFSLEAAEQILRPGERAILDVLESLRAKALLQLSGGDAPRFFLYESVREFALRKLKESGRYDDTIRRQADCLLAAAEVWASEVDGPGAPAAFRSLAAERENLLAIHRRFQGETPAVAARAGLALAPLAALQGPPASEAELLDSTLDAATRSGDPRLVARALRVRAAADRRFGEPDAARSRLYEAVALATSLGDAALEGFLRCEACAVLSRLSDVDGAEREVQRALRLADTLSDPLLEGLAHLAAGVLEESRGGLAPAADHFDAALARFRKAGHVRNQGLSLLNLGAVRSGQGRYREAREVLDEALAVFRRIEDRASEADAILNLGSVDLTAGHLDEAEHHLLQALALERQLGNRRFEALALANLGLVCLERGQIRLARERLDAAISLVRAAAEKRHLGLFLPFAAAASLLAGRRDEAARDFADARRIFTELLDPTGLEMVEALEHLDEVGPADDPGAGRAAASSEAMVVALRILERTRQRRLQAPGVQPDRTDVDAAGIVVGPQADWIRLDGGQPIDLRKRAAARRILFALVEQRLLAPGVGITQDRLVEIGWPGEQIRPDAAANRVYTAIWFLRSVGLAGAIRHHAEGYLLDPAISVVRR; the protein is encoded by the coding sequence GTGGCACTCTCGACCGGGAACGCGCATTCGAACCTCCTCCCCGACAGGACGCCCTTCATTGGCCGTCGACGGGAGGTGTCCTCCCTCGAAGGGCTGCTGATCGGCGGGGCGAGGCTCGTGACCGTCGTCGGCCCCTCGGGGATGGGAAAGACCCGGCTCGCCCGGCAGCTCGCCCTTCGCCTCGAGTCCCGCTTCCGAACGGACGGCGGCACCTGGCTCTGCGATCTCTCCGCAGGGCGCAGCGCCCGCGATCTGGAGACGGTCCTCGCCTCGGTCCTCGGCACCCACCCGCGGCAGCTCGCAGACGCCCTCGAGAACCGGGGGCCCACCTTCGTCGTCCTCGACAACCTCGAGGCGATCGCGGCCGACGCCGCCGGGGTGCTCGGGACCTGGCTGGACCGGTGCCGCGGCCTCCAGATCCTCGCCACGTCGCTCGTCCCAATCGGAATGGAGGGCGAGACCCGTTTCGAGCTCCATCCCCTGGAGCCGGACGACGCCGCTGCGCTCTATCGGGATCGAGCTGGGAGGGCCGCTGCCGACCGGGCCTTCACCGAGGCGGAGCATGGGGCCATCGCCGAGCTCGTCGAGCGGCTGGACCGCCTCCCCCTCGCGCTCGAGCTCGCGGCGGCCCGGATCCGGACCCTGCCTCCCGGCAGGATGCTCGCGCGGATCTCGGAGCGCTTCGATCTGCTCCGAAGCGACGCGGGGCGACGCTCCCTTCAGGATGCGATCTCCCTCACTTGGGAGCTCCTCGCGCCCGAGGAGGCGGACACACTCGCGCAGTCCGCCGTCTTCGCCGGCGGCTTCTCGCTCGAGGCAGCGGAGCAGATCCTGCGGCCGGGCGAGCGCGCGATCCTGGATGTCCTGGAGAGCCTCCGCGCCAAGGCCCTCCTCCAGCTCAGCGGCGGCGACGCTCCTCGTTTCTTCCTCTACGAGAGCGTGCGCGAGTTCGCGCTGCGCAAGCTGAAGGAATCCGGCCGCTACGACGACACCATCCGTCGACAGGCCGATTGCCTCCTCGCGGCAGCAGAGGTCTGGGCCTCCGAGGTCGATGGCCCCGGCGCCCCAGCCGCCTTCCGCAGCCTCGCCGCGGAGCGGGAGAACCTGCTCGCCATCCACCGCCGGTTCCAGGGGGAGACCCCCGCCGTAGCGGCACGGGCCGGGCTCGCCCTCGCGCCTCTCGCCGCGCTCCAGGGCCCGCCTGCCTCCGAGGCCGAGCTCCTCGATTCGACCCTCGACGCCGCCACGCGGTCGGGCGATCCGCGGCTCGTCGCCCGCGCGCTCCGGGTGCGGGCGGCCGCCGACCGGCGCTTCGGTGAACCCGACGCCGCACGTAGCAGGCTGTACGAGGCCGTCGCCCTCGCCACCTCGCTCGGGGACGCTGCCCTCGAGGGCTTCCTGCGCTGCGAAGCCTGCGCCGTGCTCTCCCGGCTCAGCGACGTCGACGGCGCCGAGCGGGAGGTCCAGCGGGCGCTCCGGCTGGCGGACACCCTGTCGGATCCGCTCCTCGAGGGACTCGCGCACCTGGCCGCAGGCGTCCTCGAGGAGAGCCGGGGAGGCCTCGCTCCTGCCGCGGATCACTTCGACGCCGCCCTCGCGCGCTTCCGCAAGGCGGGGCACGTGCGGAACCAGGGCCTGTCGCTGCTGAACCTGGGGGCGGTCCGATCCGGGCAGGGGCGCTACCGGGAGGCGCGGGAGGTGCTCGACGAGGCCCTGGCCGTCTTCCGCCGGATCGAGGACCGCGCGTCCGAGGCCGACGCCATCCTCAACCTGGGCAGCGTCGATCTCACCGCTGGCCACCTCGACGAGGCCGAGCACCACCTCCTGCAGGCGCTGGCGCTGGAGCGGCAGCTCGGAAACCGCCGCTTCGAGGCGTTGGCCCTCGCCAACCTGGGCCTGGTCTGCCTGGAGCGCGGGCAGATCCGACTCGCGCGGGAGCGCCTCGACGCAGCCATCTCCCTCGTGCGAGCGGCAGCGGAGAAACGGCACCTCGGCCTCTTCCTTCCCTTTGCGGCGGCCGCCTCGCTCCTCGCCGGCCGGCGCGACGAAGCGGCCCGGGACTTCGCCGACGCGCGCCGCATCTTCACCGAGCTCCTCGATCCGACGGGCCTGGAGATGGTCGAGGCCCTCGAACACCTCGACGAGGTCGGTCCGGCAGACGATCCAGGGGCGGGGAGGGCGGCGGCCTCGTCGGAGGCAATGGTCGTCGCCCTCCGGATCCTCGAGCGTACCCGGCAGCGACGCCTCCAAGCACCCGGCGTGCAACCAGATCGTACGGATGTCGACGCCGCGGGGATCGTCGTGGGACCGCAGGCCGACTGGATCCGCCTCGACGGTGGCCAGCCGATCGACCTCCGCAAGCGCGCCGCCGCGAGGCGGATCCTCTTCGCGCTCGTGGAGCAGCGGCTGCTGGCGCCGGGCGTCGGCATCACCCAGGATCGTCTCGTCGAGATCGGCTGGCCCGGCGAACAGATCCGCCCGGACGCAGCCGCCAACCGCGTCTACACCGCGATCTGGTTCCTGCGATCCGTCGGCCTCGCTGGCGCCATCCGCCACCACGCGGAGGGCTACCTCCTGGACCCCGCGATCTCCGTGGTCCGCCGCTGA
- a CDS encoding nucleotidyl transferase AbiEii/AbiGii toxin family protein — protein MNAVADRLAGGWVLVGGALVSLWLDSRRTTEDVDLFGIDGGQTARFELMKLAQDLGLSVESVNSAADFFVQRIPGWEKELEPLRAGAKGTVYRPTPTLFLMLKAARLSSTDLDDCRAMIAKSRADHLPIDVPRILGWIGELPTMSDQALTERRERLVELLDK, from the coding sequence GTGAACGCCGTCGCGGACCGCCTGGCGGGAGGCTGGGTGCTGGTCGGGGGCGCTCTGGTGAGCCTGTGGCTCGACTCCCGCCGGACGACCGAGGACGTCGACCTCTTTGGAATCGATGGTGGGCAGACCGCGCGGTTCGAGTTGATGAAGCTCGCGCAGGATCTCGGCCTCTCGGTCGAGTCGGTGAACTCGGCGGCCGATTTCTTCGTCCAGAGGATTCCCGGTTGGGAGAAGGAGTTGGAACCTCTCCGCGCCGGCGCGAAAGGAACCGTCTACCGCCCCACTCCCACCCTCTTCCTGATGTTGAAGGCGGCGCGGCTGTCGTCCACGGATCTCGACGATTGCCGCGCGATGATCGCCAAGTCGCGAGCCGACCACCTGCCGATCGACGTCCCTCGAATCCTGGGCTGGATTGGAGAGCTCCCCACTATGAGCGACCAGGCCCTCACGGAGAGGCGCGAGCGGCTCGTGGAGCTGCTCGACAAGTAG
- a CDS encoding YjhX family toxin translates to MNVSRKERRVLDALAQGSRIVPVKDERGRIVETFCFTAEGWRLSLCTLELFQGLRRRKLIVSTNGGPYLISRLGLHALAGKPDR, encoded by the coding sequence TTGAACGTCTCCCGCAAGGAGCGGCGCGTCTTGGACGCGCTTGCCCAGGGCAGCCGTATCGTCCCCGTCAAGGACGAGCGCGGCCGAATCGTAGAAACCTTTTGTTTCACCGCCGAAGGATGGCGCCTCTCGCTCTGCACCCTGGAGCTCTTCCAGGGCCTCCGGCGGCGCAAGCTCATCGTCTCCACCAACGGCGGTCCCTACCTCATCTCCCGCCTCGGCCTGCATGCTCTCGCCGGCAAGCCCGATCGTTGA
- the brxE gene encoding BREX-6 system BrxE protein, with the protein MTLATSPISDSTLDRILTLQLTIAWAGEGRCEPSRLGWWQTDVIDSTGGADLLARLLPRTQPWASLEAAREAARQTDAKARGATARPDQLLTLFHLGPELDQRLRERLAQLKRSGIAPAQALPELPNLHAAFDRESLEAQLRHTVEYRITPAGREMRESPPESRDLAVAHLAAALLPFADAWPMPYFRMVA; encoded by the coding sequence ATGACCCTCGCAACCTCCCCGATTTCCGACAGCACGCTCGATCGGATCCTCACCCTCCAGCTCACGATCGCCTGGGCCGGGGAGGGCCGCTGCGAGCCGAGCCGGCTCGGCTGGTGGCAGACGGACGTGATCGACTCCACCGGTGGCGCCGATCTCCTCGCCCGGCTTCTTCCCCGCACCCAGCCCTGGGCCTCCCTGGAAGCGGCACGGGAGGCCGCACGACAGACGGACGCGAAGGCGCGCGGCGCGACGGCCCGGCCGGATCAGCTCCTCACCCTCTTTCACCTCGGCCCCGAGTTGGACCAACGGCTGCGTGAGCGCCTCGCGCAGCTCAAGCGAAGCGGCATCGCGCCCGCCCAGGCGCTTCCCGAGCTCCCCAACCTCCATGCGGCTTTCGATCGCGAAAGCCTCGAAGCCCAGCTCCGGCATACGGTGGAATACCGGATCACCCCCGCCGGCAGGGAGATGCGCGAATCGCCACCCGAGTCCCGGGATCTCGCCGTGGCCCACCTGGCTGCGGCGCTCCTACCCTTCGCCGACGCCTGGCCGATGCCCTACTTCCGGATGGTGGCGTGA
- a CDS encoding DUF1819 domain-containing protein, translating to MNHSHEEAHIHTGIMRLALATEDARAYWSRVVPGENAKERLRRAFEERWFGGKSEERVAGILRYFYARFDAFPESLPVLGRWREMAPDTRRAICHWHLQLSDPLYRELTGAYLPERRSGPRSEISRYLVLRWLASKFPGRWSSSSAAVVASKLLSAAHEAGLVASNRDPRPLVWPRVPDHALLYLLHLLRGLVFEGTLLENPYLASVGLTGPALEERLRKLPGVSYRRMGALEDLQFEHPTLTAWAAEVIS from the coding sequence GTGAACCATTCGCACGAAGAAGCGCACATCCACACCGGCATCATGCGCCTCGCTCTCGCCACGGAGGACGCCCGCGCCTACTGGTCGCGCGTGGTTCCAGGCGAGAATGCCAAGGAACGACTGCGCCGCGCCTTCGAGGAACGCTGGTTCGGCGGTAAGAGCGAGGAACGGGTCGCAGGCATTCTTCGCTACTTCTACGCCCGATTCGACGCCTTCCCCGAGTCGCTCCCCGTCCTCGGGCGCTGGCGTGAAATGGCCCCCGACACCCGTCGGGCGATCTGCCACTGGCACCTCCAGCTCTCCGATCCCCTCTACCGCGAGCTCACCGGGGCGTACCTGCCCGAGCGCCGTTCGGGACCCAGGTCCGAGATCAGCCGCTACCTCGTCCTCCGCTGGCTCGCGAGCAAGTTCCCCGGTCGCTGGTCGTCATCCTCTGCGGCCGTGGTCGCGAGCAAGCTTCTCTCGGCTGCCCATGAAGCGGGGCTCGTCGCCTCGAACCGCGATCCCCGCCCCCTCGTCTGGCCGCGCGTTCCCGATCACGCCCTGCTCTACCTTCTCCACCTCCTTCGCGGCCTCGTCTTCGAGGGCACGCTCCTCGAAAATCCCTACCTCGCATCGGTCGGCCTGACGGGTCCCGCCTTGGAGGAGCGCCTTCGAAAGCTCCCTGGCGTCTCTTACCGGCGCATGGGCGCCCTGGAGGATCTTCAGTTCGAGCACCCCACCCTCACCGCTTGGGCGGCCGAGGTGATCTCGTGA
- a CDS encoding BREX protein BrxB domain-containing protein: MTQSSMIFQASPLRAAFQALRRDLLADGGPQISTMQNYRFAIVPYQPDQEFALRREVKVLSDDLMAAGWVVLSIPMHQIMLEKIRVQGTDFVQHLIAREKRLSARGEAERALQSLRDALYPLLEGPDGIAADVARRIASFCDAHPDQADRTVALIGRIGALYPFFRSSALLKHLDGNTRGVPVVLLYPGERGDGGLSFMGELPPDRDYRPRIYP, encoded by the coding sequence GTGACCCAGAGCAGCATGATCTTCCAGGCCAGCCCTTTGCGCGCGGCCTTCCAGGCCCTGCGCCGGGACCTACTGGCCGATGGCGGCCCGCAGATCAGCACGATGCAAAACTACCGCTTCGCCATCGTGCCCTATCAGCCCGACCAGGAGTTCGCGCTGCGCCGCGAGGTGAAGGTGCTCTCGGACGATCTGATGGCAGCGGGCTGGGTCGTGCTTTCGATCCCCATGCATCAGATCATGCTCGAGAAGATCCGGGTACAAGGCACGGACTTCGTGCAGCATCTGATCGCCCGGGAGAAGCGCTTGTCTGCCAGGGGCGAGGCCGAACGCGCGCTCCAGTCGCTCCGCGACGCCCTCTATCCACTCCTCGAAGGGCCGGACGGAATCGCCGCAGACGTGGCGCGGCGCATCGCTTCCTTCTGCGACGCCCATCCCGACCAGGCGGATCGCACCGTGGCGCTCATCGGCCGCATCGGCGCCCTCTATCCCTTCTTCCGTTCGTCGGCCCTCCTCAAGCACCTGGATGGCAATACCCGAGGCGTCCCAGTGGTGCTGCTCTATCCGGGCGAGCGCGGCGACGGCGGCCTCTCGTTCATGGGCGAGCTGCCACCCGATCGCGACTACCGCCCCCGCATCTATCCCTGA
- the brxC gene encoding BREX system P-loop protein BrxC, which produces MKIRDLFQHDVTRDIPPVVYFHESSPEKLQAEVSEYIVTGGFPERDPRHTRVSEGIHEAFVKLLRNIRAEFDKRPHGCDLPNAWISGFYGSGKSSFAKLLGLALDGRALPDGKPLAEALLERDTSPLADELRQAWLGLRGYLEPIAVVFDIGGVARDDEHIHAAVVRQVQIRLGYCSKSSLVAEHELQLEQAGLWEAFEAKARAVLGKPWSAAKDAPMAEGDFSHVLHALQPDRYLDPTSWSDAMSGRATQGLSVRDAVDRISAMLDIRAPGKALFLVVDEVSQYVHQDDDRMVKLQSFGSELGRLKGMVWLLVTGQAKLEDDRAAVHKLKDRFPDRFRVHLSPTNIRDVVHRRLLQKRSPQDKVLRELFQQHRYDLELHAFGCKGVTEEDFVEVYPMLPGQVDLLLQITSAIRSSSSRAQGDEYAIRGLLQLLGEIFRQQKLADQEAGRLIPLDAIYEVQQTALDSDLQGSMARVAAHCGQVKNPLALRAARTVALLQYVQEQLPTTVELVASCLYDRVGRGPTVQQVREALESLRQANLVGYSEKSGYKIQSSAGQEWQRERDDIHVTAEAWGEHIRERLKDLVGKPELPRLEGRPFKWTALYSDGQNSADVRLDRVTEETVVSVDFRFLKERDEAGWIKRSQDDNLRERLIWVASDRQQVQDLARDLARSQRMLQRYRGREASLPAEKKRLLLEEQLREEDLHQSLGSAVADAWMAGRIYFRGLELEPAELGNAFPSALLAAAQKILPDLYPRFTAVAVTEGELGQLLERQLAGPSPKFLGGDLAVLSLDAGRYVANAVGPVPTRILQHIEEQKGVSGAALFAHFGKPPYGYAGDVIRACLVGLLRGTRIRVQTETGVLLTSVNDPGARDLFTHERQLRRAEIFPAGAGAISPRDRVAICQFFAEYLKVEVERENDPIADAVHGQFAAVRTRLRQIEGRLNELPGRPALEPALQKLAKALEDCCRSRQVEEIVREVNTRLPVLRDGMQLLGIFESDLSDAAIQSVKDAARIAGNELAQLDALGLPSQLAEGADELRSQLASERPWREIGRLRPAVEAIRAAYRNARRDLLTIQDERAAEIRGRLEARVGFERLDDDQRYQVLRKIPLALFDTTVEAVAPSLLDLRDLLPGKLHRGEEDANDALDAALAAIEEMEICKVRVELRGRELAGRGDLSKLLAEIEDVIGPKLDQGQRVRITLG; this is translated from the coding sequence ATGAAGATCCGCGACCTCTTCCAGCACGACGTCACCCGCGACATTCCGCCCGTGGTCTATTTCCACGAGTCCTCCCCTGAGAAGCTGCAGGCCGAGGTGAGCGAGTACATCGTCACCGGCGGCTTCCCCGAGCGCGATCCGCGGCATACCCGCGTCTCCGAAGGGATCCACGAGGCATTCGTCAAGCTGCTGCGCAACATCCGCGCGGAGTTCGACAAGCGGCCCCACGGCTGCGACCTCCCCAACGCCTGGATCTCCGGCTTCTATGGCTCCGGTAAGTCGAGCTTCGCCAAGCTCTTGGGCCTCGCGCTGGATGGCCGCGCCCTACCTGACGGCAAGCCCCTGGCCGAAGCGCTCCTTGAGCGCGACACCTCGCCGCTGGCCGACGAGCTACGCCAGGCCTGGCTGGGCCTTCGAGGCTACCTCGAGCCCATCGCGGTGGTCTTCGACATCGGCGGCGTCGCCCGCGACGACGAGCACATCCACGCCGCGGTGGTGCGGCAGGTACAGATCCGCCTCGGCTATTGCTCCAAGTCGAGCCTCGTCGCAGAGCACGAGCTGCAGCTCGAGCAGGCCGGGCTGTGGGAGGCGTTCGAAGCGAAGGCGCGGGCGGTGCTCGGCAAGCCCTGGAGCGCCGCCAAGGACGCCCCGATGGCCGAGGGCGACTTCTCCCACGTGCTCCACGCGCTGCAGCCGGATCGCTACCTGGATCCCACGAGCTGGAGTGACGCGATGTCGGGTCGGGCGACCCAGGGCCTCTCCGTGCGCGATGCGGTCGATCGGATCTCGGCCATGCTCGACATCCGCGCACCCGGAAAGGCGCTCTTCCTCGTGGTGGACGAGGTGAGCCAGTACGTCCACCAGGACGACGACCGGATGGTGAAGCTCCAGTCCTTCGGCTCCGAGCTGGGCCGGCTCAAAGGCATGGTCTGGCTCCTGGTAACGGGCCAGGCCAAGCTCGAGGACGACCGGGCCGCGGTCCACAAGCTCAAGGACCGCTTCCCCGATCGCTTCCGTGTCCACCTCTCGCCCACCAACATCCGCGATGTGGTCCATCGGCGCCTGCTCCAGAAGCGCTCGCCTCAGGACAAGGTCCTGCGCGAGCTCTTCCAGCAGCACCGCTACGATCTCGAGCTCCATGCCTTCGGCTGCAAGGGCGTCACGGAAGAGGACTTCGTCGAGGTCTACCCGATGCTCCCGGGCCAGGTGGATCTGCTTCTGCAGATCACCTCCGCCATCCGCTCGTCCTCCTCCCGCGCCCAGGGAGATGAGTACGCCATCCGCGGCCTGCTCCAGCTCCTCGGCGAGATCTTCCGCCAGCAGAAGCTCGCCGACCAGGAAGCGGGCCGGCTCATCCCCCTCGACGCGATCTACGAGGTGCAGCAGACGGCCCTCGACTCCGATCTCCAGGGTTCCATGGCCCGGGTGGCCGCCCACTGCGGCCAGGTCAAGAACCCGCTCGCTCTGCGCGCCGCTCGCACGGTGGCGCTCCTGCAGTACGTGCAGGAGCAGCTCCCCACCACGGTGGAGCTGGTGGCGTCCTGCCTCTACGACCGCGTCGGCAGGGGCCCCACAGTGCAGCAGGTGCGGGAAGCCCTCGAGTCGCTGCGCCAGGCCAACCTGGTGGGGTACTCGGAAAAGAGCGGCTACAAGATCCAGTCGTCCGCTGGCCAGGAGTGGCAGCGCGAGCGCGACGACATCCACGTCACGGCCGAGGCCTGGGGCGAGCACATCCGCGAGCGACTCAAGGATCTCGTCGGCAAGCCGGAGCTGCCGCGCCTGGAGGGCAGGCCATTCAAATGGACGGCCCTCTACTCTGACGGCCAGAATTCCGCCGACGTCCGTCTCGATCGCGTCACCGAAGAGACCGTCGTCTCGGTGGACTTCCGCTTCCTCAAGGAGCGCGACGAGGCCGGCTGGATCAAGCGCAGCCAGGACGACAACTTGCGCGAGCGTTTGATCTGGGTGGCGAGCGATCGGCAGCAGGTGCAGGACCTCGCCCGCGACTTGGCCCGCTCGCAGCGGATGCTCCAGCGCTACCGGGGCCGGGAGGCCTCGCTGCCCGCCGAGAAGAAACGGCTCCTGCTCGAGGAGCAGCTCCGGGAGGAGGATCTCCACCAGAGCTTGGGGAGCGCCGTGGCCGACGCCTGGATGGCCGGGCGGATCTACTTCCGTGGCTTGGAGCTCGAGCCCGCGGAGCTGGGCAACGCCTTCCCCTCCGCGCTCCTCGCCGCCGCCCAGAAGATCCTCCCCGACCTCTACCCAAGGTTCACCGCCGTAGCGGTCACCGAGGGCGAGCTGGGCCAGCTCCTGGAGAGGCAGCTCGCCGGCCCTTCGCCCAAGTTCCTCGGGGGCGATCTGGCGGTGCTTTCCCTCGACGCGGGCCGCTACGTGGCCAACGCCGTCGGCCCAGTGCCCACGCGCATCCTCCAGCACATCGAGGAGCAGAAAGGCGTCTCTGGCGCAGCCCTCTTCGCCCATTTCGGCAAGCCGCCCTACGGCTACGCCGGCGACGTGATCCGGGCGTGCCTGGTCGGCCTCCTCCGCGGCACGCGCATCCGGGTACAGACCGAAACGGGCGTCCTACTCACGTCGGTGAATGATCCCGGCGCCAGGGACCTCTTCACCCACGAGCGGCAGCTCCGCCGAGCGGAGATCTTCCCTGCCGGCGCCGGTGCGATCAGCCCCAGGGATCGGGTGGCGATCTGCCAGTTCTTCGCGGAGTACCTGAAGGTCGAGGTCGAGCGCGAAAACGACCCGATCGCCGACGCAGTTCACGGCCAGTTTGCCGCGGTCCGGACGCGCCTGCGGCAGATTGAAGGGCGGCTCAACGAGCTGCCCGGACGCCCCGCCCTCGAGCCCGCGCTGCAGAAGCTGGCCAAGGCCCTCGAGGATTGCTGCCGCTCCCGGCAGGTGGAGGAGATCGTCCGCGAGGTGAATACCCGGCTGCCCGTCCTGCGCGACGGCATGCAGCTCCTCGGCATCTTCGAGTCCGATCTGAGCGACGCGGCGATTCAGAGCGTGAAGGACGCAGCGCGGATCGCGGGGAACGAGCTCGCCCAGCTCGACGCCCTCGGCCTCCCTTCCCAGTTGGCGGAAGGTGCCGACGAGCTCCGCTCGCAGCTCGCCTCCGAGCGTCCGTGGCGCGAGATCGGCAGGCTCCGCCCCGCTGTCGAGGCCATCCGGGCTGCCTACCGGAATGCCCGCCGAGATCTCCTCACGATCCAGGACGAGCGAGCCGCCGAAATTCGCGGACGCCTCGAAGCCCGCGTCGGCTTCGAACGACTCGACGACGATCAGCGGTACCAAGTGCTGCGCAAGATCCCGCTGGCGCTCTTCGACACCACCGTCGAGGCCGTCGCACCCTCCCTCCTCGATCTGCGCGATCTCCTCCCGGGCAAGCTTCACCGCGGCGAGGAGGACGCGAACGATGCCCTCGACGCTGCGCTCGCCGCGATCGAGGAGATGGAGATCTGCAAGGTCCGCGTAGAGCTGCGCGGTCGCGAGCTCGCGGGCCGCGGCGACCTGAGCAAGCTGTTGGCGGAGATCGAGGACGTCATCGGTCCGAAGCTCGATCAGGGCCAGCGGGTCCGCATCACCCTGGGCTAG